In one window of Posidoniimonas corsicana DNA:
- a CDS encoding DUF1501 domain-containing protein, whose protein sequence is MKRQPHSCCGPTGHVGRREFLQVGALTTLGLTLGDFFRQRAVAEAISAAAPRSSGPACDSVIQIYLPGGIAHQEFVDPKPAAPSEYRGEMDSIPTSLPGERFNELMVKTAGVADKLTVVRSMTHTEAAHERGTHNMITGNRPSPAIVFPSMGSVVASELGPHNEMPSYVCVPGLTSEYAGSGYLSSAFGPFTLGADPARRSFKVRDLALPESVSPERFAHRRGLLASVDEHFKTMQQSPAIDAADSFYQRAYDMLLSPSAREAFNLRAESGATVQRYGRSQAGARMLLARRLIEAGVRFVSLNYGDWDTHTYHFRTTERILPPLDQALGALIGDLDERGMLDRTLVIVCSEFGRTPMVNAGAGRDHWPRVFSTLMAGGGLKRGYIHGASDALAAEPDRDPVSPEDLACTIYRLLGVDATKELMAPGNRPLDIVDGGRVVRELIA, encoded by the coding sequence ATGAAGCGTCAACCTCACTCCTGTTGCGGCCCCACCGGTCACGTCGGGCGTCGCGAATTCCTGCAGGTCGGCGCGCTAACCACGCTGGGGCTTACCCTTGGCGACTTCTTCCGGCAGCGGGCCGTCGCCGAGGCGATATCGGCGGCCGCGCCGCGCTCGTCAGGACCGGCGTGCGACTCAGTGATCCAGATCTACCTGCCGGGCGGGATTGCCCACCAGGAGTTCGTCGACCCGAAGCCGGCGGCGCCTTCGGAGTACCGCGGCGAGATGGACTCGATCCCCACCTCGCTGCCGGGCGAGCGGTTTAACGAACTGATGGTCAAGACCGCCGGGGTCGCTGACAAGCTGACGGTGGTGCGTTCGATGACGCACACCGAGGCGGCCCACGAACGCGGCACGCACAACATGATCACCGGCAACCGCCCCAGCCCGGCAATTGTCTTCCCAAGCATGGGCAGCGTGGTCGCTTCGGAGCTAGGCCCGCACAACGAGATGCCCAGCTACGTCTGCGTGCCGGGGCTGACCAGCGAGTACGCCGGCAGCGGCTACCTCAGCTCGGCGTTCGGGCCGTTTACTCTCGGCGCCGATCCTGCGCGGCGCAGCTTCAAGGTCCGCGACCTGGCGCTGCCGGAGTCGGTCTCCCCCGAGCGATTCGCCCACCGCCGCGGCCTGCTGGCGTCGGTCGACGAACACTTCAAGACCATGCAGCAGTCGCCGGCTATCGACGCGGCCGACTCGTTTTATCAGCGGGCGTACGACATGCTGCTCTCACCCTCTGCCCGCGAGGCGTTCAACCTCCGCGCGGAGTCCGGCGCGACGGTCCAACGCTACGGTCGCAGCCAGGCGGGCGCCCGGATGCTACTCGCGAGGAGGCTGATTGAGGCCGGCGTGCGGTTCGTATCGCTGAACTACGGTGACTGGGACACGCACACCTACCACTTCCGCACCACCGAGCGCATCCTGCCGCCGCTCGACCAGGCGCTCGGCGCCCTGATCGGCGATCTCGACGAACGCGGCATGCTGGACCGCACGCTGGTCATCGTGTGCAGCGAGTTCGGCCGCACGCCGATGGTCAACGCCGGCGCCGGCCGGGACCACTGGCCCCGGGTCTTCAGCACGCTGATGGCGGGCGGGGGGCTAAAGCGGGGCTACATCCACGGCGCGTCCGACGCCTTGGCGGCCGAGCCAGACCGCGACCCGGTCTCGCCCGAGGACCTCGCCTGCACGATCTACCGTCTGCTGGGCGTCGACGCGACGAAGGAACTAATGGCTCCGGGCAACCGTCCGCTGGATATCGTCGACGGCGGGCGGGTGGTGAGAGAGCTGATCGCCTGA
- a CDS encoding PPC domain-containing protein → MLELIQRHNAGAWRLMRVVCCQTAAVVLIAASAVAQPPEIEGFSPRGVQRGAAVELALEGDRLDSAKSLLFDRPGVRLVEFRSQGEGQAVAALEDGNEATLGEHLFWVVGSGGASHPQVLRVGPYPVVEEKEPNNDLASAQRVEPSGETVAGVIEGADVDVYRVELEPGQRVSAQVVAMRLGGVFLDAHLEVVGPDGRVLQAMDDSPVLGHDPHLSVVAEQAGTHYFRVRDAAFDGEYLASYLLHVGPSCQPVVAYPCGGAPGESLSARLIGDATGEIHATVPLPAQSDGYTAYRHDDRNGAPSLLPVRLRVVGLPNVLEDPAGVSEAGQPPVALNGVLSQSGEIDQFGVNLTAGDRIRLELFGARLGSPIDSVLQVMGPDGRVIASNDDAAVHDSVVSLTAAESGRHVVSVRDHLDRGGETFVYRVEIDTPRPSLVLAAAGPHASLPEQAQGITLAPGGRTAMLLSATRGGFHGPVTVEPSGLPVGVTATIEPLAADSHLCQVVFEASSDAKPGAALVGFHGIGHTGAIPVEGGLRQRVGLVRGQPRRAAYYGVDTDRMPLVVTESQPVSIAVVQPNAALSQDGLMELDVRVDRQHGFAGSVTLTALRLPGWVETSEDEVRIGAKDSAGRFPLIALDRAAPGDYPLVLIATARVDGAEVWTSSQRFTVRVEEPYAVIQLEPGSASQGAEAEVHCTIDWQRLPEGEVRARLLGLPKHAAAPEVTLRSGATSLTFPLKVGDQTPAAVHNTLFVELSIPEAGERRREYHARGGVFEVLRRGAQPQDLRSRLEILRQSAGSTVDTTNLSVQTSTD, encoded by the coding sequence ATGCTTGAACTCATCCAAAGACATAACGCGGGCGCTTGGCGCCTCATGCGGGTCGTCTGCTGTCAGACAGCGGCCGTCGTGTTGATCGCCGCCAGCGCAGTCGCCCAGCCGCCGGAGATTGAGGGCTTTTCTCCGCGGGGCGTGCAGCGCGGCGCCGCCGTCGAGCTGGCGCTGGAGGGAGATCGACTCGACTCCGCGAAGAGCCTGCTCTTCGACCGACCTGGCGTGCGGTTGGTTGAGTTCCGCTCGCAAGGCGAGGGGCAGGCAGTCGCTGCGTTGGAAGACGGCAATGAGGCTACGCTTGGCGAGCACCTGTTCTGGGTCGTAGGGTCCGGCGGCGCGTCGCACCCGCAGGTGCTCCGCGTCGGCCCGTACCCCGTCGTTGAGGAAAAGGAACCCAATAACGATCTAGCGTCCGCCCAACGCGTTGAGCCGTCGGGTGAGACAGTAGCCGGCGTCATCGAGGGCGCAGACGTTGACGTGTATCGGGTTGAGCTCGAGCCGGGCCAGCGGGTGTCGGCGCAGGTCGTGGCGATGCGGCTGGGTGGGGTGTTCTTGGACGCCCACCTGGAGGTCGTCGGGCCAGACGGCCGGGTGCTGCAGGCGATGGACGACTCGCCTGTGCTAGGGCACGACCCGCACCTTTCGGTCGTTGCCGAGCAAGCCGGGACCCACTACTTCCGCGTGCGCGACGCGGCGTTCGACGGGGAGTACCTCGCGAGCTACCTGCTGCATGTGGGGCCGAGTTGCCAGCCTGTAGTCGCCTACCCGTGCGGCGGGGCGCCGGGCGAGTCGCTGTCGGCCCGATTGATTGGCGACGCAACCGGCGAGATCCACGCGACGGTTCCGTTGCCAGCTCAATCGGATGGCTACACTGCCTACCGCCACGACGACCGGAACGGCGCGCCCTCTCTGCTGCCCGTTCGGCTGCGGGTGGTGGGCCTGCCAAACGTGCTGGAGGACCCAGCCGGCGTGAGCGAGGCGGGGCAGCCCCCGGTAGCGTTGAACGGCGTGCTGTCGCAGTCGGGTGAGATCGACCAGTTCGGCGTGAACCTGACGGCCGGCGACCGCATTCGACTCGAACTGTTTGGCGCCCGGCTTGGTTCGCCAATCGACTCCGTCCTGCAGGTCATGGGCCCCGATGGCCGCGTGATCGCCAGCAACGACGACGCGGCCGTGCACGACAGCGTCGTGAGCTTGACCGCTGCGGAGAGCGGCCGGCACGTGGTGAGCGTACGCGATCACCTCGACCGGGGCGGGGAGACTTTTGTCTACCGAGTGGAGATCGACACACCCCGCCCCAGCCTGGTGCTGGCGGCGGCCGGCCCCCACGCGTCGCTGCCCGAGCAGGCGCAGGGCATCACGCTCGCGCCCGGCGGACGCACCGCGATGCTGCTCTCCGCGACACGCGGTGGGTTCCACGGGCCGGTCACCGTCGAACCGTCCGGGCTGCCAGTGGGCGTGACCGCCACGATTGAACCGCTGGCCGCAGACTCGCACCTTTGTCAGGTGGTGTTCGAAGCGAGCAGCGACGCCAAGCCGGGGGCTGCGCTGGTCGGCTTCCACGGTATTGGCCACACCGGCGCCATCCCGGTTGAGGGCGGGCTTCGACAACGGGTCGGCCTGGTCCGTGGCCAACCCCGCCGCGCGGCCTACTACGGCGTCGACACCGATCGCATGCCCCTCGTGGTGACCGAAAGCCAGCCGGTGAGCATCGCGGTCGTGCAGCCAAACGCCGCGCTGTCGCAAGACGGGCTCATGGAACTGGACGTGCGGGTTGATCGCCAACACGGGTTCGCAGGCTCGGTCACGCTTACGGCGCTGCGGCTGCCCGGCTGGGTGGAAACCAGCGAGGACGAGGTCCGCATCGGGGCGAAAGACTCGGCGGGGCGGTTTCCGCTGATCGCGTTGGACCGCGCAGCGCCGGGCGATTACCCACTGGTGTTGATCGCCACGGCGCGGGTCGACGGCGCCGAGGTCTGGACCAGCTCACAGCGTTTCACGGTTCGTGTGGAAGAACCATACGCCGTGATACAGCTTGAGCCCGGCTCGGCGTCCCAAGGGGCAGAGGCCGAAGTGCACTGCACGATCGACTGGCAACGTCTGCCAGAAGGGGAAGTCAGAGCCAGGCTGCTTGGGCTCCCTAAGCACGCGGCCGCGCCTGAAGTCACCCTCCGCTCCGGCGCCACCAGCCTGACGTTTCCGTTGAAGGTCGGCGACCAAACGCCCGCTGCCGTCCACAACACGTTGTTTGTCGAGCTGTCGATCCCAGAAGCGGGCGAGCGCCGCCGGGAGTATCACGCCCGGGGCGGCGTGTTCGAGGTTCTTAGGCGGGGCGCGCAGCCGCAGGACCTGCGGAGCCGGTTGGAGATCCTCCGGCAGTCGGCCGGCTCGACGGTCGATACGACCAACCTCTCCGTGCAAACTTCAACGGACTAG
- a CDS encoding DNRLRE domain-containing protein, translating into MLLPALAPTCLLAADADRGVEWAPVCGDWEVRIDGGGEIYHANLNLEITKGPAGAPVAGTMKSEGRTGRLRSAKRSKTAYTLTFATRRSGVPTEVTFAFNRVGGKLVGEVDFQSGGGGRSYEFEATRLDAAPAAPAVTTPPKQPQPVAVRRVAFRQGEQGYSGAIDTEIWGIAPSKSLDRQGTMTSDSNNGGGESQVLMRFGGVIGDGEHQVPAGSRVRSAKLTVVVFDPGTTVFLHRVLAPWDESATWDRMSGGLRADDLEASTLRDGFSFGEINMDRQLVEFDVTATAQRWADGEPNYGWVFINTGGNGWDFYSSDWVERDIRPRLEIEFEPRGRAADTPVAGLDRR; encoded by the coding sequence ATGCTTCTACCGGCCCTGGCGCCAACCTGTTTGTTGGCGGCCGACGCCGACCGCGGGGTGGAATGGGCGCCGGTCTGTGGCGATTGGGAGGTGCGTATCGATGGCGGTGGCGAGATTTACCACGCCAACCTCAACCTTGAAATCACCAAGGGGCCGGCGGGCGCGCCGGTCGCGGGGACGATGAAGAGCGAGGGGCGGACCGGCCGCCTCCGCTCGGCCAAGCGGAGCAAGACCGCGTACACGCTCACGTTTGCGACCAGGCGGTCGGGCGTGCCGACCGAGGTCACCTTCGCGTTCAACCGGGTGGGCGGAAAGCTTGTCGGCGAGGTCGACTTCCAATCGGGCGGCGGCGGCCGGTCGTACGAGTTCGAAGCGACCCGACTGGACGCAGCGCCGGCGGCGCCCGCCGTCACGACTCCCCCCAAACAACCACAGCCAGTAGCGGTGCGGCGGGTAGCTTTTCGGCAAGGAGAACAGGGCTATAGCGGCGCTATCGACACCGAAATCTGGGGCATCGCGCCCAGCAAGTCGCTGGACCGTCAGGGCACGATGACCAGCGACTCGAACAACGGCGGCGGCGAGAGCCAAGTTTTGATGCGGTTCGGCGGCGTCATCGGCGACGGCGAGCATCAGGTTCCCGCCGGCAGCCGCGTCCGCTCCGCGAAGCTCACGGTTGTGGTGTTCGACCCGGGCACGACCGTGTTCCTGCACCGCGTGCTCGCCCCCTGGGACGAGTCCGCGACCTGGGACCGCATGTCGGGCGGGCTGCGGGCCGACGATCTAGAGGCCAGCACGCTCCGCGACGGGTTCAGCTTCGGCGAGATCAACATGGACCGACAGCTGGTCGAGTTCGACGTGACCGCGACCGCCCAGCGGTGGGCCGACGGCGAGCCGAACTACGGCTGGGTGTTCATCAACACCGGTGGCAACGGCTGGGACTTCTACTCGAGCGACTGGGTCGAACGCGACATCCGGCCCCGGCTGGAGATCGAGTTTGAGCCGCGCGGCCGGGCCGCTGACACGCCGGTGGCCGGGCTCGACCGCCGCTAG